A genomic stretch from Edaphobacter aggregans includes:
- the ribH gene encoding 6,7-dimethyl-8-ribityllumazine synthase: MIKGITVVSAVASSDTFDKLNSLFLALGFEQGKGWQDNKGRGVALVARLGTLEFVTGRPPAVPPLLVEVTSLDAVHAAVQQWMLGSYRSEEVAALLSSPELTHWNSRLFTVKLAEGLTLGFWQSENPLHNKPVAIEGDLSAVGMRFAIVTARWNAVITDRLLQGSLDGLYRSGAVKGDVEIVRVPGAWEIPSAARTLAESKRFDAIITLGCLLRGETAHYEAIYTEVARGIGQSQQETGVPHAFGVLTCETLEQALDRAGVKAGNKGLEAAIAAIEMVSIGRKLVEQGSKEQRSK; this comes from the coding sequence ATGATTAAGGGAATTACGGTGGTCAGCGCTGTCGCTTCGTCTGACACTTTTGACAAGCTGAACAGCCTGTTTCTGGCGCTTGGCTTTGAGCAGGGCAAGGGCTGGCAGGACAATAAGGGTCGTGGCGTTGCGCTGGTCGCTCGGCTTGGCACCCTCGAGTTTGTTACGGGACGTCCGCCGGCTGTGCCGCCTCTTCTGGTTGAGGTTACGAGTCTCGATGCCGTCCACGCGGCGGTCCAGCAGTGGATGCTTGGGAGCTACCGGAGCGAGGAGGTTGCGGCGCTGCTGTCTTCGCCGGAGCTTACCCACTGGAACTCGCGGTTGTTTACGGTGAAGCTTGCTGAGGGTCTGACGCTTGGGTTCTGGCAGTCGGAGAATCCGCTACATAACAAGCCGGTTGCGATCGAAGGGGACTTGAGCGCTGTGGGAATGCGCTTTGCGATTGTTACGGCTCGCTGGAACGCTGTGATTACGGACCGTTTGTTGCAGGGTTCGCTGGATGGACTTTATCGCAGCGGTGCGGTGAAGGGGGATGTTGAAATTGTTCGGGTGCCGGGGGCCTGGGAGATTCCGTCGGCGGCGCGTACGCTGGCTGAGTCGAAGCGGTTCGATGCCATCATCACGCTTGGGTGTCTGCTGCGCGGTGAGACGGCTCACTATGAGGCGATCTATACAGAGGTTGCGCGGGGAATTGGGCAGTCGCAGCAAGAGACTGGGGTTCCTCATGCCTTTGGGGTGCTGACGTGCGAGACGCTGGAGCAGGCGCTGGATCGTGCCGGGGTGAAGGCTGGCAACAAGGGCCTCGAGGCGGCTATTGCTGCTATCGAGATGGTGTCGATCGGGCGCAAGCTTGTGGAGCAAGGTAGCAAAGAACAGAGGAGCAAATAA